One Cololabis saira isolate AMF1-May2022 chromosome 12, fColSai1.1, whole genome shotgun sequence DNA window includes the following coding sequences:
- the ints11 gene encoding integrator complex subunit 11 yields MPEIKVTPLGAGQDVGRSCILVSIGGKNIMLDCGMHMGYNDDRRFPDFSYITQNGRLTDFLDCVIISHFHLDHCGALPFMSEMVGYDGPIYMTHPTKAICPILLEDFRKITVDKKGETNFFTSQMIKDCMKKVVPLNLHQTVQVDDELEIKAYYAGHVLGAAMVQLKVGSESVVYTGDYNMTPDRHLGAAWIDKCRPDILISESTYATTIRDSKRCRERDFLKKVHESIERGGKVLIPVFALGRAQELCILLETFWERMNLKAPIYFSTGLTEKANHYYKLFITWTNQKIRKTFVQRNMFEFKHIKPFDRSYADNPGPMVVFATPGMLHAGQSLQIFKKWAGNEKNMVIMPGYCVQGTIGYKILNGQRKLEMEGRATLDVKMQVEYMSFSAHADAKGIMQLIRMAEPRNMLLVHGEAVKMEFLKGKIEQEFSIDCYMPANGETVTVTTNPSVPVDMSVNLLKREMALGGTLPDPKKPRSMHGTLIMKENSLKLVSSEQALKELGLNEHQLRFTCRVQLQDPHSDADTLLRIYTHLKSVLKGYAIQHLPDGTVMVESIVIKVSSSAEDTNSKVLLLSWSYQDEDLGSYLSSLLKKGLPSGLC; encoded by the exons GTGCTGGGCAGGACGTGGGCCGCAGCTGCATCCTGGTCTCCATCGGGGGGAAGAACATCATGCTGGACTGTGGGATGCACATGGGATACAACGATGAC aGACGTTTCCCAGACTTCTCTTACATCACCCAGAACGGGCGTCTGACAGACTTTTTGGATTGTGTGATCATCAG TCATTTCCACCTGGACCACTGCGGCGCTCTGCCCTTCATGAGCGAGATGGTTGGCTACGACGGACCCATCTACATGACTCACCCCACCAAGGCCATTTGTCCCATTTTACTTGAGGATTTCCGAAAAATCACAGTCGATAAGAAGGGAGAGACCAACTTTTTTACTTCGCAAATGATCAAGGACTGCATGAAGAAAGTGGTTCCTTTGAACCTCCACCAGACGGTCCAG GTGGATGACGAGCTGGAGATCAAGGCGTACTACGCCGGCCACGTCCTGGGAGCCGCTATGGTGCAACTCAAAGTGGGATCAGAGTCGGTGGTTTACACT GGGGACTATAATATGACACCAGACAGGCATTTAGG CGCTGCGTGGATCGATAAGTGCCGTCCAGACATCCTGATCTCAGAGTCCACGTACGCCACCACCATCCGCGACTCCAAGAGGTGCAGGGAGAGGGACTTTCTCAAGAAAGTACACGAAAGCAtagaaagaggaggaaag GTTCTTATTCCAGTCTTTGCCCTCGGACGAGCACAAGAACTCTGCATCCTGTTGGAAACATTTTG GGAGAGAATGAACCTCAAGGCTCCAATCTACTTCTCAACTGGGCTGACGGAGAAAGCCAATCATTATTACAAGCTTTTCATCacgtggaccaatcagaagattcGGAAAACCTTTGTGCAAAGAAACATGTTTGAATTTAAGCACATCAAGCCCTTCGATCGTTCGTACGCGGATAATCCCGGGCCGATG GTGGTGTTCGCCACACCAGGGATGCTGCACGCCGGCCAGTCGTTGCAGATATTCAAGAAGTGGGCCGGCAATGAGAAGAACATG GTGATCATGCCCGGGTACTGTGTACAAGGAACAATTGGTTATAAGATCCTGAATGGGCAGAGGAAACTGGAGATGGAAGGAAGAGCAACA CTAGACGTGAAGATGCAGGTGGAGTACATGTCCTTCAGCGCTCACGCCGACGCCAAGGGAATCATGCAGCTGATCCGCATGGCGGAGCCGCGCAACATGCTGCTGGTGCACGGAGAGGCCGTGAAGATGGAGTTCCTGAAGGGCAAGATCGAGCAGGAGTTCA GCATCGACTGTTACATGCCGGCCAATGGAGAGACGGTAACCGTGACAACGAACCCCAGCGTGCCTGTTGACATGTCAGTCAACCTGCTGAAGAGGGAGATGGCTCTCGGAG GAACCCTGCCCGACCCTAAGAAACCTCGCAGCATGCACGGCACCCTGATCATGAAAGAAAAT AGTCTGAAGCTGGTGTCGTCGGAGCAGGCCCTGAAGGAGCTGGGCCTCAACGAGCACCAGCTCCGCTTCACCTGCCgcgtgcagctgcaggacccgCACAGCGACGCCGACACACTCCTCCGGATCTACACACACCTCAAGAG TGTGTTAAAAGGTTACGCCATCCAGCACCTCCCCGACGGCACCGTCATGGTGGAGTCCATCGTCATCAAAGTCTCCTCTTCTGCTGAAGACACCAACTCCAAAGTCCTGCTCCTCTCCTGGAGCTATCAG GATGAAGACCTGGGGAGCTACCTGTCCTCTCTGCTGAAGAAGGGCCTTCCCTCCGGACTGTGCTGA
- the LOC133456679 gene encoding lysophosphatidic acid receptor 6 has product MNGTNCSDPSAEFQYHLFPAVYILALVVGLPGNVAAFLVFIRTSPRTAFSVYISNLALADILILCTLPLRIHYHLHRNHWVFGDFTCLVTGTLYFSNIYLSICFMTCICLDRYMATVHPHPYLKLQSPRLSLGVSALLWATAGAAALVFILMGPLEIGDASLGHRCFESFARTEWEKRLGPFSIVSLLFSLVPTLVLLVCYTLVARRVARIKVRQARKAVRVIHTILLITALCFLPNHVVYLLHLLQRLDVIQSCSARHAIYRARRVTMALVTLNTCLDPVLYYMTTSHFRWDRLKRSWLWGMVNRSRGVYSITGQRE; this is encoded by the exons ATGAACGGGACCAACTGCTCCGACCCGTCTGCAGAGTTCCAGTACCACCTCTTCCCGGCCGTCTACATCCTGGCGTTGGTCGTGGGCCTGCCTGGGAACGTGGCTGCGTTCTTGGTCTTCATCAGGACGTCTCCTCGCACGGCCTTCAGCGTCTACATCAGCAACCTGGCCCTGGCCGACATCCTCATCCTGTGCACGCTGCCCCTGCGGATCCACTACCACCTCCACCGGAACCACTGGGTGTTTGGGGACTTCACCTGCCTGGTCACGGGGACGCTGTACTTCTCCAACATCTACCTGAGCATCTGCTTCATGACGTGCATCTGTCTGGACCGCTACATGGCCACGGTCCACCCCCACCCCTACCTGAAGCTGCAGAGCCCCCGGCTCTCCCTGGGGGTGAGCGCGCTGCTCTGGGCCACGGCCGGCGCCGCCGCCCTGGTCTTCATCCTCATGGGCCCGCTGGAGATCGGAGACGCGTCTCTAG GTCACCGGTGCTTCGAGAGCTTTGCCAGGACGGAGTGGGAGAAGCGTCTGGGTCCGTTCAGCATCGTGAGCCTGCTGTTCTCCCTGGTACCCaccctggtgctgctggtgtgcTACACGCTGGTGGCCCGCCGCGTCGCCAGGATCAAGGTCCGGCAGGCCCGCAAGGCGGTGAGGGTGATCCACACCATCCTGCTGATCACGGCGCTCTGCTTCCTGCCCAACCACGTGGTGTacctgctgcacctgctgcagcGGCTGGACGTCATCCAGAGCTGCTCCGCCCGCCACGCCATCTACCGGGCCCGGCGGGTCACCATGGCCCTGGTCACCCTCAACACCTGCCTGGACCCCGTGCTCTACTACATGACCACCAGCCACTTCCGCTGGGACAGGCTGAAGAGGAGCTGGCTGTGGGGGATGGTGAACCGGAGCAGAGGGGTGTACAGCATCACGGGGCAGCGGGAGTGA